The Ahaetulla prasina isolate Xishuangbanna chromosome 3, ASM2864084v1, whole genome shotgun sequence genome window below encodes:
- the LOC131196371 gene encoding uncharacterized protein LOC131196371 isoform X4 has product MTRLRQPSRAKRRLGPPPPLLAAALASRAAGGSAGSSQARGGGRVPTWPLITGADSGRFLALAAASLLLLAVVAADEPLSSPEPTSSASSQSPAPLANSEPLITGKSEASGESEIASPVEQATTGPAMEEPSHSHESQESLDHEVDSEESLTSPGM; this is encoded by the exons ATGACTCGGCTCCGCCAGCCCTCCCGCGCCAAGCGGCGACTGGGACCTCCACCTCCGCTTTTGGCCGCCGCCCTCGCATCCAGGGCGGCGGGAGGCTCGGCCGGCAGCTCCCAGGCTCGGGGAGGCGGGCGGGTGCCTACCTGGCCCCTCATTACGGGGGCGGACTCGGGCAG GTTCCTGGCCCTCGCGGCAGCCTCGCTTCTGCTCCTGGCCGTGGTGGCTGCCGACG AGCCGCTGAGCTCGCCAGAGCCCACATCCTCAGCCAGCAGCCAGAGCCCAG CGCCCCTGGCAAATTCTGAGCCCCTCATCACTGGCAAATCGGAGGCCTCTGGAGAAA GTGAGATCGCCAGTCCTGTGGAGCAAGCAACGACAG GCCCAGCCATGGAGGAGCCATCCCACTCCCACGAGTCCCAGGAAA GCTTGGACCATGAAGTCGATTCAGAAGAGTCCCTGACATCCCCAG GCATGTGA
- the LOC131196371 gene encoding uncharacterized protein LOC131196371 isoform X2, whose product MTRLRQPSRAKRRLGPPPPLLAAALASRAAGGSAGSSQARGGGRVPTWPLITGADSGRFLALAAASLLLLAVVAADEPLSSPEPTSSASSQSPAPLANSEPLITGKSEASGESEIASPVEQATTGGPPVSFAQADRSHTEEMNGDLLHSDASNLGSFSLDPFPGDAQSGLDHEVDSEESLTSPGM is encoded by the exons ATGACTCGGCTCCGCCAGCCCTCCCGCGCCAAGCGGCGACTGGGACCTCCACCTCCGCTTTTGGCCGCCGCCCTCGCATCCAGGGCGGCGGGAGGCTCGGCCGGCAGCTCCCAGGCTCGGGGAGGCGGGCGGGTGCCTACCTGGCCCCTCATTACGGGGGCGGACTCGGGCAG GTTCCTGGCCCTCGCGGCAGCCTCGCTTCTGCTCCTGGCCGTGGTGGCTGCCGACG AGCCGCTGAGCTCGCCAGAGCCCACATCCTCAGCCAGCAGCCAGAGCCCAG CGCCCCTGGCAAATTCTGAGCCCCTCATCACTGGCAAATCGGAGGCCTCTGGAGAAA GTGAGATCGCCAGTCCTGTGGAGCAAGCAACGACAG GTGGGCCCCCCGTGAGCTTTGCGCAGGCCGATCGATCCCACACTGAGGAGATGAACGGGGACCTGCTGCACAGTGACGCCTCCAACCTTGGCTCCTTCAGCCTGGACCCCTTCCCCGGAGACGCACAGAGCG GCTTGGACCATGAAGTCGATTCAGAAGAGTCCCTGACATCCCCAG GCATGTGA
- the LOC131196362 gene encoding riboflavin transporter 2-like translates to MGLLVHLLVCLLGTSSWVAINGVWVELPLIVPHVPEGWLLPTYMTIIIQLANLGPLAFTLAHRFLRGRANEVGVIYGLLALGCLGCLLLAFFWQETRPLGASQHSLALLVLLFFLALVDCTSSVTFLPYMHRLPPRHLTSYFVGEGLSGLLPGLVALGQGASAARCVNASLVENGTTELRAEYQEGRFSVSTFFLLLSSMMALSLAAFLVLNHLPGLAKGYRVQQGSPDGAAATVTAHCMLRTIDSGCGTVYSCAQKACIFGLMAWANALTNGLLPPLQSYSCLPYGRPAYHLSATLGSLANPLACFLGICLVSRSLRLLAFLSLAGSLLACYIISMAALSPCSPFLHSPLGSLLIVLCWVLFIGLFSYVKLMIGKILRDEGRSALVWCGAVVQLGSMVGALIIFPLVSIYGYFHSGDPCNSSCPS, encoded by the exons ATGGGCCTCTTAGTCCACCTGCTGGTCTGCCTGCTGGGCACCAGCTCCTGGGTGGCCATCAATGGcgtgtgggtggagctgccactgATTGTGCCCCACGTGCCCGAGGGCTGGCTCCTGCCCACCTACATGACCATCATCATCCAGCTGGCCAACCTGGGGCCCCTGGCCTTCACCCTGGCGCACCGCTTCCTCCGGGGCCGGGCCAATGAGGTGGGCGTCATTTACGGGCTGCTGGCCCTGGGCTGCCTGGGCTGCCTGCTGCTGGCCTTCTTCTGGCAGGAGACGCGACCGCTGGGTGCCTCCCAGCATAGCCTGGCGCTGCTGGTGCTGCTCTTCTTCCTGGCCCTGGTGGACTGCACCTCCTCCGTCACCTTCCTGCCCTACATGCACCGTCTGCCACCTCGGCATCTCACCAGCTACTTCGTAGGCGAGGGGCTGAGCGGCCTCCTCCCGGGGCTGGTGGCGCTGGGGCAGGGGGCCAGTGCGGCTCGCTGCGTCAACGCCAGCCTGGTGGAAAACGGCACCACGGAGCTGCGGGCCGAATACCAGGAGGGCCGTTTCTCCGTCTCCACCTTCTTCCTCTTGCTGAGCTCCATGATGGCCTTGAGCCTGGCGGCCTTCCTCGTCCTCAACCACCTGCCGGGGTTGGCAAAGGGGTACCGTGTTCAGCAAGGGAGCCCGGATGGCGCAGCAGCCACGGTGACGGCACATTGCATGCTCAGGACCATCGACTCTGGCTGTGGCACAGTCTACTCCTGTGCCCAGAAGGCCTGCATCTTTGGGCTGATGGCCTGGGCCAACGCGCTGACCAATGGCCTCCTCCCCCCGCTGCAGTCCTACTCCTGCCTGCCCTACGGCCGCCCCGCCTACCACCTGTCAGCCACCTTGGGCAGCCTGGCCAACCCACTGGCCTGTTTCCTCGGGATATGCCTGGTCAGCAG GTCTCTGAGGCTCCTGGCTTTCCTCTCCTTGGCTGGATCCCTCCTGGCCTGTTATATCATCAGCATGGCGGCTCTCAGCCCCTGCTCACCCTTCCTGCATTCGCCCCTCGGCAGTCTCCTCATC GTCCTCTGTTGGGTCCTCTTCATCGGCCTCTTCTCTTACGTCAAGCTGATGATTGGGAAGATTCTGCGCGACGAGGGACGCAGCGCCTTGGTCTGGTGTGGGGCTGTGGTCCAGCTGGGCTCCATGGTGGGGGCTCTAATTATATTCCCTCTGGTCAGCATCTATGGCTACTTCCACTCGGGAGACCCCTGCAACTCCAGCTGCCCCAGCTAA
- the LOC131196371 gene encoding uncharacterized protein LOC131196371 isoform X3, whose product MTRLRQPSRAKRRLGPPPPLLAAALASRAAGGSAGSSQARGGGRVPTWPLITGADSGRFLALAAASLLLLAVVAADEPLSSPEPTSSASSQSPGEIASPVEQATTGGPPVSFAQADRSHTEEMNGDLLHSDASNLGSFSLDPFPGDAQSGPAMEEPSHSHESQESLDHEVDSEESLTSPGM is encoded by the exons ATGACTCGGCTCCGCCAGCCCTCCCGCGCCAAGCGGCGACTGGGACCTCCACCTCCGCTTTTGGCCGCCGCCCTCGCATCCAGGGCGGCGGGAGGCTCGGCCGGCAGCTCCCAGGCTCGGGGAGGCGGGCGGGTGCCTACCTGGCCCCTCATTACGGGGGCGGACTCGGGCAG GTTCCTGGCCCTCGCGGCAGCCTCGCTTCTGCTCCTGGCCGTGGTGGCTGCCGACG AGCCGCTGAGCTCGCCAGAGCCCACATCCTCAGCCAGCAGCCAGAGCCCAG GTGAGATCGCCAGTCCTGTGGAGCAAGCAACGACAG GTGGGCCCCCCGTGAGCTTTGCGCAGGCCGATCGATCCCACACTGAGGAGATGAACGGGGACCTGCTGCACAGTGACGCCTCCAACCTTGGCTCCTTCAGCCTGGACCCCTTCCCCGGAGACGCACAGAGCG GCCCAGCCATGGAGGAGCCATCCCACTCCCACGAGTCCCAGGAAA GCTTGGACCATGAAGTCGATTCAGAAGAGTCCCTGACATCCCCAG GCATGTGA
- the LOC131196371 gene encoding uncharacterized protein LOC131196371 isoform X1 translates to MTRLRQPSRAKRRLGPPPPLLAAALASRAAGGSAGSSQARGGGRVPTWPLITGADSGRFLALAAASLLLLAVVAADEPLSSPEPTSSASSQSPAPLANSEPLITGKSEASGESEIASPVEQATTGGPPVSFAQADRSHTEEMNGDLLHSDASNLGSFSLDPFPGDAQSGPAMEEPSHSHESQESLDHEVDSEESLTSPGM, encoded by the exons ATGACTCGGCTCCGCCAGCCCTCCCGCGCCAAGCGGCGACTGGGACCTCCACCTCCGCTTTTGGCCGCCGCCCTCGCATCCAGGGCGGCGGGAGGCTCGGCCGGCAGCTCCCAGGCTCGGGGAGGCGGGCGGGTGCCTACCTGGCCCCTCATTACGGGGGCGGACTCGGGCAG GTTCCTGGCCCTCGCGGCAGCCTCGCTTCTGCTCCTGGCCGTGGTGGCTGCCGACG AGCCGCTGAGCTCGCCAGAGCCCACATCCTCAGCCAGCAGCCAGAGCCCAG CGCCCCTGGCAAATTCTGAGCCCCTCATCACTGGCAAATCGGAGGCCTCTGGAGAAA GTGAGATCGCCAGTCCTGTGGAGCAAGCAACGACAG GTGGGCCCCCCGTGAGCTTTGCGCAGGCCGATCGATCCCACACTGAGGAGATGAACGGGGACCTGCTGCACAGTGACGCCTCCAACCTTGGCTCCTTCAGCCTGGACCCCTTCCCCGGAGACGCACAGAGCG GCCCAGCCATGGAGGAGCCATCCCACTCCCACGAGTCCCAGGAAA GCTTGGACCATGAAGTCGATTCAGAAGAGTCCCTGACATCCCCAG GCATGTGA